Genomic window (Vigna radiata var. radiata cultivar VC1973A chromosome 1, Vradiata_ver6, whole genome shotgun sequence):
TGAAAGTTTTGTCTCTGAGTTTGGCCCTTACAAAACTCTCGAAGAATTTTGGGAATGACTGCACATCAATCTCATGAATGCTGTTTCTGCTTTCTCATCCAATGTTTCATGTGGAAAACACTGTTTTGCTTCTTCTAAGATGTGTCCTTTCAAATAAACAAGCTTTCAAGTAACAGTTTAATGCTTATACATTTTTAAGGCAATGTTCTTGTATTATTAAgcaattgaaattttgatagaTATAGtttttgatatataattatataaaaatggtaTCTGAATGGATTAGGGTGGTAGCCCAATCTAAAAAATCTTCCAAAGATGTTCCTTTTGCATCAGTCAAGTAATATCTATCCCATCCTCGTGGAAAGTTGAAACCTTCAACACCTTGTTTCAGCCTCACCAGCCAATGAACCAAATAGAGATCTGTATACTGCATACTGCATACTATAATCATAGACAATAATACATATACTAATGTGTctttgttttagggtttaggaaaCCTAGCTTCCTAAACAGTGTCAGATAAATTTACATGCAACAAGAGAAACAAACTGTAGAAGAGGAATTCATGCACTGGGATTCGTTTTGCTTCCATATTTTCTGTTGGGTTTGACTTCATATGAGTTGAGATGTTATAGAATATAAGAAAAGTGTTAATTCTTAGTGGTTCGAAGAAAACTAAAACGACACTCATCAACTTTGGATTTAGGTACTAGTACAGAAttgacttttaacgtcaccttTTAGGCGTCACTTAAGTCGGGGTCCGACGTAAATTAATGACCGGTAGcactttcgtaaataagttgtcaatatagacgtcagttaagagAGGCccaacgtctataatattattgaCGTCAGGACCCtcataaccgatgtctataagcCCTCATATACGTCGGCTCTCCAAAATAAACGACCAAACTAaacgaaaaagttaataaaaaataattttttattttatttagacgtctgttacggtgggaaccgacttctaaagcattttagacgtctgttattgggggaaccgacgtctaaaccctaaaaccagaaatttaaaaagtgattttgtgGCTCCATTtggacgtctgatcccgccacttcgacttctaaagccctttagacgtctgttattgggggaaccgacgtctaaaccctaaacccagaaatttaaaaagtcactttttggctccatttagacgtctgatcccgccactccgacttctaaagccctttacATGTCTGTTATTGGGCGAACTGANTCTAAAGCCCTTTACATGTCTGTTATTGGGCGAACTGACgtttaaaccctaaacccaaaaatttaaaaagtcactttttggctccatttagacgtttgatcctgccactccgacttctaaaacCCTTTAGAAGTCTGTTATTgagggaaccgacgtctaaaccgtaaaccaagaaatttaaaaagtcactttttggctCCATTTAGATGTTTGATCCCGCCACTCTAACTTCTAAAaccctttagacgtctgttattgggAGAACaaacgtctaaaccctaaacccagaaatttaaaaggtcactttttgacttcatttagacgtctgttatggggggaaccgacttctaaagccctttaaAAGTCTGTTATAGGGGAACTGACTTCTAAATGTCGACATTAAAACACcgttacgcgcactcattgttcatcctCTTCGTCGCGTTTTCTCTTTACTGGTTGTGCTTTTCAggtttgttttctcacttttgcaccatattaaattagttttacaacgattacatcactctttgatgcattatctttcatttgaatcgCGACACAGCcgttacgcgcactcattgttcatcatcttcgtcaCATTTTCTCTTTACGGGTTATGCTTTTCAGGttcattttctcacttttgcatcgttttaaattagttttactcctATTGCATAACtctttgatgcattatctttcatttgaaccgattaaaatgcgttttcgttGGGCTTTGGTGAAGTTATTCTCGTGTCCTTGGGCGGCGTTCTTTGGCGGCTTGCGTTTTGCACTCTCCAACCCTCCACAACGTTTTTAAAAccctccaataaaaaaaatatacaatacattctcttcaactaaaatataaaattgtaaacttgAATCACCATTAGTCAGGAGCAACCTCAGAGACGTTTGACCTGTatggatccgacgtctatatagacgtctgacctatataagtctgacgtctataaagacgtctGACCTAAAGGGTTCGACGTCTCATTAACGTCACTTGTATAAACGTCTGACAAAAATCCGacattaaaaatccaaaataacagacgtctaaagtcctTTCTGTACTAATGACGGGTGCATAATGCAAACTCACGAAAATATTACACAAGACTAAAATTGTTATGAAtacttttttctaaatttattgtataatcaaataatttacttttcaatatctttataagaataaattaaatcaaatttaatatcaatatttctttaaaacatattatatatcaGTTTAAAGTTTTTATCTAACCCGATTCACATcccaaaattttaacaattatttcactacaaaaataacaattttaatatgaCTTTGTTTAAAATAATCACTTAGCAAAGATCATGTTTTGATAATGCATCAAAAACAAATATGATGATTACCGGACACAGTATTTGGTGGCCATCAtctatagaaattaaaaaaggatGATTATGTTGGACATAGTAACTTGTTGCCAATTACACTCCTGGAATAGGTACGTTGAAGCATCAACCATTTATATCTGACAATGGTGACTAAGCTTATGATAATGAGATGTCAACTACAAGCTTGTGATTAAGCTTATAACAACAATTTGTAAATCTCCAAAATTTAGTTATGAAATTCTTGTCTCCAGAACACAACTTATTGTACAACAACTTCAGTTCATCCAAACATTATCCCAACAACAACGACACTATCCACTACAACCAACCCTAGTCCAACCAGCTCCCAGCAGgatgaagaagaacaaaatGATTCTAATGATTATGATAACTATTAGgacttttgttagtttatgtacatttatttttactttaagacttgtatgtttttattaatgacactataattatgttattaatgaTATGTATTTATTGTCACTGCATTGTCTGTTTGGATTGTCTACATTGTCTGGATTTGATTGTTATTGCATCTGATTATCATCAAATTCATTGTAATAAGTAAGGAATGTTATCCTTTACACTTGAATCTATTATCCCATTTACCAATGGACTTACCCATGAATTTTCATTGATAATATAACTCGTTGTATTATGTGATTATCAACAAATATAGGTCATTAGTAATTACAAACATACAAGAACTGTCTGATGATTACAAACTATCAATATTCTATATTCGCCaataattactaattactaATATCCTTCTATAATTGTTTTTCACAAAGACATTACACATATTTAGGTCcgtcaaatatattaaaaattttattaatatttataatttttttataatacttcCATAACTCACCctttttttacctttataatttagttatttttactaatttcaaACTTTTAACCTACattctctattttatttgttcataattttgtaagtgcaaaaatttgaatttttcttctaataatttaattaattactcattttagtttctcattttatcttttataaatcaaattaattgaatttaaaaaatttcaacagtaaaatatttaaaaaatacaacccatAAATACAACAACCatgttagtaataataataataataatagtaatattaattgtaaaataaaaattattcataataataattaattgtttttattataattataattaatattagagtgatactaataataatattgttaataataataattattattattattattatattttattttatattaattttaatcatcaGAATGGAATTataatataactatttaatttttaaaataatttttatttattatatctatcaaattatttacaaatttttaagatttttatcattaaagaaTCATCAATTCAATCTCTTTTTTATTCCTTAAAACATATATTCTCATACTCTCCATTATTTTTTCTCATCCCTATTATGTCCTTAAATCAATGAAGTCACTCTCCTCCAAATATATCCAATATATGCTTCAATTCAAGCACACATCtccaaataaatcaaatatatgtttcaATTCAGCACACATAATTTCACCACATCCCAATGATCCCAGGTATTTAAAACCATTGAGAATTTCAAGGCATTCAcattaactaataattttttgtccCTCAATTCGAACACCATACAAGACAATGTCGGAATTGGTCCCTCCCATTCTCGGACAGAACATGAACATTTAAACCGGTCTTTAAAATATGTAGATAttataatcatttataattCTTAAAATGCAACTTTCCTAGTCTCTTGTATTCTTGTTGTACTtatatgttaaaaagaaaaaaaaaggaagaaaaagaatagaaaaagtaacttgataaaaaaattgaaaaaattacttttatttattattcataattttctattattaaaatagGATATTATTTTACCATACCTAACAcataatataattgtattaaaCACATACAAATATGTTACATATTTTTGTACAAAAATGTTCACAAGATTATGCAGAGATCAAATGGAAACATTATTTACTAGGGAAAAGGCTCTAAGAGTTTCttgaaataactttttcttaaatataaagatttctataaaagtgatttttaaatgatgattaaaagtataatgtttatttgttaACACAAacatatcttatttatatacatGTTACAGCTTGTCTTAAGCTTAAAAAACTACCTGATAccaaagtttaaataattttaaatttttcaaaaaaaaaaatacaaattaaattccttctactaatttaagtttaaaaaattataaacagagTCAATTTGAAACATTCACTAATCTCTTCcttaaactttatattttaatttattttaaactttctaattttaatttattttttatttttttaagatattactcttaatattttaaattgtattccTTTACAATTTTAATGAATATGCTTATTAATTGTTCTGTTGAAATTGGACAGAACACCTCAATATCTGCAACCTGAAACCACATtatgaataaaacatctgtGTTTCTTAGCAGttgattgaaatatattaaaagttgagAAAGTCAACAAAAAGCACACCATTTTGTGAAGAAgaaatctaaattattttttactttatatttattttgattttaataagtGGCATTTAGGAAGTATAAGATGACATAACAAGTCTTTTTTCTATAGAAATAGAAactcaattatttaaaaaaaaatatagaatatatgtatatgtataaacaaaataaaaaaaattaaatataataatcaaattattaattaaacttataaatataattatattatatataatattggaCCATCTATTGTCTGTATTATTTATCGATGTTTGAAAGTGGACCACTCCATTAAGTCTAGTTTTAGAGAGTGTATTATTATAAGACAAGAACATAGTTGAATTAAGTTGTGATTCCAATTGAGAGGAATAACAATGGAGGGAAAAGCAATACCAGAAGTGATGCTGAACTCAGGGAAGAAGATGCCAATGTTAGGTTTTGGCACAGGAACAGTGCCATTACCACCACCACATGTGCTCATTCCTGCATTCATTGAAACCATTAAAGTAGGCTACAGACATTTTGACACTGCAGCTTATTACCGTTCTGAAGAGCCTCTTGGCCAAGAAATAACAGAAGCACTCCATCAAGGTCTCATCAAAAGTCGCACTGAGATCTTTGTCACTACTAAATTGTGGTGCACTGAAGCTCATTCTGGCCTTGTTCTCCCAGCACTCCAGCTTTCATTACAGTAATTTTGATACCCTTTTTATaacattcttatttttttttaaattagatcaTTCCAATCTTCacttaattattgaaatattatttatcagaTCTTAGTTGagataatttaaaactttgacATAATTCTTTTTTCCAGTGTTAGTAGGAATTTCTTGagttaaaatcaattcatgTTTGTCTAAGCAGATTTGATTAATGTCACTAAGATTTATGTTAGTAGAAATTgttgtatttgtatttttatattctgtTGTTTCTCTATAGAAGTTATTTCACTTCATTAGCATtatgtgataataataatttgtataactcatattttttattctttttataattgaaatatgttagcaaataaaaaatgtatacaaaagttatattattttgttgaaataaaatatttaaaagaatagtATAGATTATAATAGGCTTAATACTGTTTTTGGCCCCTAGTTTGGGGAGttgtgttcaaaatggtcctaccttttttaatCGTAACAATGGAttccaacttttgaaaaaacaagTTAATCCTTTTTTGCTAACAGCGTAACAAATTTAAGGATGAAGCTATCATCCTGGACAAAAACATACATAACGtgtcaattttgaatttaaaaaaaaaattgacacatcAGCTTCATCTTCCATCTCCATCAACAGTGAACTTAGGGTTTTTTTTCCTCATGCCTGTTGCGCTGTCGTCTCCTTCTTTCTCCTCCACACATCAGCTTCTTAAGAATTGAGGGTGTTGCACACGTTTGCGTTGCATAGTtttctcattttgattttggatgGATAAAGGTAAACCTGCCAAAGCATTAGCGACCTCTTTGAAAAACCTCGATTCGAACCCCCCATCCAACATCAAATTCAAGTCTTCCATTACCCACCCTCAAATTCCCAGTAAATTTCTGAActtcaatatgtttttttatgaaacGTAACTTCTATCGTTCACTTTTAAAGATGGGGTGTTATGTTTATGTTTAGGTTTTGTTAAAGCTTTCATCTTTCAGAGCCCCATGATAATCAAACTTACTCTATTTTGGGGATCAATTGAATTTCAAACACCGTGgttctttgtttttttgttcattttaagtAAAAAGTTCAAGTCATTACTCATTTGGGCTTTATTGCAATTGATATCTGTTTTTGATGGTATTACCAGATTTTGTGGGTACTGCACATTGATGATTAATTAGGTTTTGATCTGTTACACTGTTTAGAGTGTCCTCAGTTCGGTGATAATCATCTGAATCACCCGTGTTTATCAAATTAGATAGctccacaacaacaacattctTTGTTTTCATAGCATTCTCTGAATTAATTGCATAGTTGTTTGACTAGACTCCACCTAAAAGACTAAGAACTTGTTCATCAAGGGACCAAGTGCTGAATTAAATTACACAGGTTACAACTCTCGTGGGTTTTGTGGGgaggagagggagagggagagggagaagGAGACGGGGCATACCTCTGGGGTCATGAgagaaaaaaccctaaattcacgGTTGGTAGAGGTGGAAGATGAATGTGATGtgtcaataatttcttttaaattcaaaattgacaCGTAATATTACCTCACCGTGCCACGTATGAGACAGTTCAGTATGTTCTATCCAGGGTGTAGTTGCACCGTTAAATTTTTGatgccgttagcaaaaaggattaacttgacccgttttttcaaaagttgagaTAGCACTAGTAAAAAAACACCTTTTTAACGCACTATATATGCCTCGATTTTATTAAAACTGAAGCATATAAAAGTacggtggcattttcgtagtTTAAGAGAAGTTATATGCCTCGGTTTTAAAGCACCCGAAGCGGAATACGTCTACTACCTCGGTTCGCTCAGAAGCCGAAGCATAAAGTATGCCATGTATCCTCCTGCTACCCTACAAACAAGCTCAAATTCAGATTAACAGATATACTGCCTCGGGCATCTGCAGAACCGAGGCAGAAAGATCAGGCTATCGCCTCGGGCTGGCGCCAACTGAGTCCAATAGATTCAAAATTGCctctgtattttttatttttttttattttatagtataaGCATCGGTCATTCTTTGAACTGAGGCAACATAGCCTCATATCAGCACTAACCCTTCCAAAGCTTTCCATTTCTCTTCTCGCAAACTCTCGTCTCTCACTATGTTCTCCAACCCTTTCGAAACAGGGCTGTCACCATCACCACTACTCTGTCGTTCAGTCGCCACCACGCCTCTGGTGTTCTCGCGCAAGAAGAAACCTCCCATTCCCGCAACAGCGTCGCTGCCTCCCGCAACAGTATCACTGCCTCGCCGCCAAGCCTCgccttttttcacttttttcacTTCAAGATTCAGACGCGCTTTCGTTGCGTCACTCTCTCTTTTCCTCCTCGTGGGTTCATCTCTCTTTGCTCAAATGGTAACCCTAGGGCTCTTCCAATCTTTCGTGAGTTTTGCACAAAAttcgattttttttattctctgcCAAGTGGGCATGATGGGGAACGACGATGCGGTTCACCTCTCCGCCTCCCGGAAAATGTTCTGGCGGTTGGCGTCGTGGTCATCTTCCTGGACTGTCGAAGGTCCTCACAGAGAGAATCGGGTAAGGGTTTCATGGATTTTGGTAGCGCAGAAGGTCCTCACAGAGAGAATCGGCGATTCCCTTCGCCACCACTTACACCTCGGTCGCAGCAGAATTGTAAGGCGCGGTCTTGCTTGTCGCCGCTGCAGCCGCTGTCTATCGCTCGACGGAGTCTTGATGAGTGGCCGAAGGCGGGCTCTGACGACATCGGCGAGTGGCTGCAACCGCCCACCATCCCGGGAGGGAGAGGTAATGGTAGCAATGGTGAAAGGTTGAAACTTGATTTGTCTTCCATAATGGTTTCACTGTGTTGAATTGTGTGGGGTTTGTGTGTCCTGTATAATTTATGGTTTATTTTGTGTACAGGACTTTGTGGCTGCAGGATAGTCCCTCCGAGGACACTACTAGTATCTTGTATGATGTCATTGACTACTTTGAGGATGTTAGGAAAAAAGGTGGGAGGGTGTTTGTGCACTGTTGTCAAGGGGTGTCTCGGTCTACATCTCTGGTGATTGCTTACCTTATGTGGAGGGAGGGacaaagttttgatgatgaaggcTGCAAGAGGGATTGGTGATCCGTTTCACTTGCTTGTTGATGATGCATTTCAGTTTATTGTACACATTCCTTCGGCAATATATGTTTGGATTAGTAAGACCTGTGAGGCCATCATGGAGAGGGACGCCAGAGGACTGTTGGCcagattgaaaaaataaaaaaaaaagaagttactGCCTCGATTACCTAAAAACCGAGGCATAATCATCTCCTTTTTGACTCGGTTCGTAACCAAGGCATAAAACCTACCTCTTTTACCTCGTCTATATATGTCTCGGTTGTAGAACCGGTGCCTATAAGCCAAAGCAACTGGTGTCATTTCctctttctgcactagtgtaggaccattttgaacacaacccctcaaactagggaccaaaagcggtattaagccatTATAATAAAAGtgctttaaatttaatataattaaattttttatggtGTGAAGTAATGATAGAATTATATTCAATGGTACATGTTAACCCTCTAAACTAACCTTTTATTACCCGAATTAAAATTATTgccataaaatattattttaaggatgGTTACCCGTTCTtcaaatgaattattattattattggattaTTCATGTTTATAGCTATAGATTTTACACTCCTTAGGTTCAGTTCTTGATGAGAAAGGAATGTACTATAAAAATCTCTTATATTAGTAGcaataaagtatataaatgaagaatagttttgatttttatttacctttttctttcaaatccaaATTCTAAAGTTTAttgagataaatttaaattttaatcaaagaataaaagaaaatgtttacaATAAGTAGTGTACAATATTAGGTTTATAATATTAGTCTtacataatttagtttaaaactCAGaaacttcttttctctctagCTCTACAAGGATCAGATTTCTCCAGAATTTGTAATGCTACAGCTGTTTAAGATTTTGCTTCAAATACAAGTTAGATTGTGttcaattcttcttcttttactttctttgcaTTTTTCAATTCAGGTTTGGTGCTTCTTTCAAAACCCATTTTATGAATTCTTACTTGTGAATAATGTTACATTTTGGCAGGAGGTTGGGTCTAGAGTATGTGGATCTTTACCTAATCCATTTTCCAGTGAGGCTGAGACAAGGAGCTAAAGGAATCAAGTATGGCAAAGAAGACATTCTTCCTTTGGACATGAAAGGAACATGGGAAGACATGGAACAATGCTGTAAATTGGGTTTGGCCAAATCCATTGGTGTAAGCAATTTTGGGGTGAAAAAGCTTTCACAGCTTGTTCAGAATGCTATTATTACTCCTGCTCTTGTCCAGGTACTCTCATGTTACTACCAATAGCAGTGTACAATGTTTTGAATTGTTGCCAAAGAAACTAGTTTGTGTATGAAATTCAGCTTATGTGTTTGTAAAAATGCATCCTCAGGTGGAGATGAACGCGGCATGGCAACAGGAAAACCTGAGAAAATTCTGCAAAGAGAGGGGAATTCATGTGAGTGCATGGTCTCCTCTGGGAGCCAATGGAGCTGTGTGGGGTTCCCTTGCTGTTATGGACAGTCCTATTCTGAAGGACATTGCATACAAATCAGGCAAGAGTGTGGCACAGGTgagttaataataaaacatgataAACAATATAGATGGATTATGTGATGTGAAACTTAGTGGTAAGTGTGTGCAATTGCAGGTTGCACTGAGGTGGATAATAGAGGAAGGTGCAACTCCAATAGTGAAGAGCTTCAACAGTGAGAGAATGAAGCAAAATCTTAAGATTTTCGATTGGGAGCTGAGTGAGAGTGACTCAGAGAAGATTAAAGAAATACCACAGCATAGGGGTTTCAAGGGTGAACGTTTTGTCTCTGAGTTTGGCCCTTTCAAAACTTTCGAAGAACTTTGGGAATGACTGCACATCAATCTCATCAATGCTGTTTTCAAGTGAATAAAACACAGTGTTTCGCTTCTTCTAAGACCTTTCCTTTCAAATAAACAAGCTTTTAAATAACAGTTTCATTCTCATTagcataatttttatattatcaaacaGTTGAGAACTAAATATGCATGTATTCAGTATTCAATAATATTCCAATAACGGACACATTTCTCAACCGTTGCCATCGTTTTCATGCTTCTCTCTACTTGCTTTCTCCACACGGTTGTAACATAATGGTTTTTAAGGTACGTGTAATAACATAATGGCTACTATGGAAACCAGAACATAAGTTATAAAACAGATGAACAGTGTGAGGCTGGAGTCACATGCAACATAGCCTATAATATCAAACCAAACACCCCAAAAAGTCGACATCTGAAAAATAATGGTAGTACACAAATCAAATATTCGGAAGGAAAATGCTTTTTTACCTCCACTTGCACCAATTGacaatttttagaaatattttaatcattgaaaaagttcatttttgtatttataaggACAGAAAGagattgaaaagtaaaatagtgGATGTAAAatatgtgcaaaagtttgttgcatcaaaataataatatactgaATAAAGTATAGTTACATTATACttattcaaatataagaaaaaaaaatagatcaaTTGGTTAATCTTAGTAGTATTGGACTCTAAATGAGTTcttaagtttaaatattatagaaaaaaaagtgtgaTTATACAAGGaaatctaactaaaaataatGAGTTAGGTTGATTAGGAgattaatcatcaataaaaaaatattaggaaatataaaaattttatgcaatcaacattgtttaatttttctaatctcgtataaaaataatacttatttttctaaatagtaaaatgttcaataaaatataaataaattttaatttgtggaagtaaaacatatttaataaaatatattcaatttcatgtaaattatgatatattaatGGTGAAAGGACCATGATTGTAACTTGATATAGGTTGTACACAAGTCAATATTTTGTTCATgcacaaaaaatttaaagtaattctTTCTTTCCATGTATCATGAACACAATAATAGAGAACCTCTTTCCAGTTGAATCAACTTTAAGATTCAACTGTATTGATTAGGGTCGGATGATCTTTTTTACAGCACTATGTCACCTGTTTAAGAAAGAAGGAGGCGGCAAAATACAAGTAAGCTTTTCCAAACAAACAAATCATGTCCTGTAATCCtctcttttgttttcatattttgacAATGTACATTATGGAAATATccctataaatatattttataaaccaGTTGGactttatttaatacataacCAGTCAAACCCTTTTAAAGAAACATGTATATTCTCAATCATGCTTTGATCATTAGAGGACAAATGAAACTCAATAATACAACAATATTATCTTGAGCT
Coding sequences:
- the LOC106769962 gene encoding methylecgonone reductase-like, whose amino-acid sequence is MDFGSAEGPHRENRRFPSPPLTPRSQQNCKARSCLSPLQPLSIARRSLDEWPKAGSDDIGEWLQPPTIPGGRGNGSNGERTLWLQDSPSEDTTSILYDVIDYFEDVRKKGGRVFVHCCQGVSRSTSLVIAYLMWREGQSFDDEGCKRDWRLGLEYVDLYLIHFPVRLRQGAKGIKYGKEDILPLDMKGTWEDMEQCCKLGLAKSIGVSNFGVKKLSQLVQNAIITPALVQVEMNAAWQQENLRKFCKERGIHVSAWSPLGANGAVWGSLAVMDSPILKDIAYKSGKSVAQVALRWIIEEGATPIVKSFNSERMKQNLKIFDWELSESDSEKIKEIPQHRGFKGERFVSEFGPFKTFEELWE